The proteins below are encoded in one region of Glandiceps talaboti chromosome 17, keGlaTala1.1, whole genome shotgun sequence:
- the LOC144448104 gene encoding uncharacterized protein LOC144448104, protein MCVITERKCVVIQPPSPPFTCTKPDNTEARFNLSQLQGNWYIVRGLNPVYDCYACQYCQFTPNTNPDESGTYVAQVDYLVTTLTGDVRPRTVHQFVSQPNPQNPGILFFNYTDTGIIHNEEWRVLAFDDKDAYALIYYCGQANAYHYEGVLLYSRKTKVSENVLKKVGQAAKSNGYDFNKFCTAPTDNCPY, encoded by the coding sequence ATGTGTGTCATTACTGAGCGCAAGTGTGTTGTCATACAACCACCAAGCCCACCGTTCACGTGCACCAAACCCGATAATACAGAGGCCCGATTTAATCTATCACAGCTACAAGGAAACTGGTACATCGTTAGAGGTTTGAACCCTGTTTACGATTGTTATGCTTGTCAGTACTGTCAGTTTACACCGAACACAAATCCAGACGAGAGTGGGACATACGTGGCGCAAGTAGACTATCTTGTAACGACTCTAACGGGGGATGTCCGTCCAAGAACTGTACACCAATTTGTCTCACAACCTAATCCGCAGAATCCTGGCATTCTATTCTTCAACTACACGGACACCGGTATAATACACAACGAAGAATGGCGAGTTCTGGCCTTCGACGACAAAGATGCATATGCTCTGATTTACTACTGCGGACAAGCAAACGCCTATCACTACGAAGGGGTCCTCCTGTATTCACGAAAAACCAAGGTATCAGAAAATGTTCTCAAGAAGGTTGGGCAAGCGGCGAAGTCGAATGGCTatgatttcaacaaattttgcACTGCTCCAACTGACAATTGTCCATACTGA
- the LOC144448105 gene encoding D-beta-hydroxybutyrate dehydrogenase, mitochondrial-like yields MFKYGNYELLFLVEVSTFLGFVAYQHFEKQLKVSPSTLVGSILLGLPLCQDIIGGFIGALLFAVLCIVTYHSFLSSPLTDELEVNQRTVLITGCDTGFGYETVKYLDKLGLRVFAGCLEKGGTGERNLQAICSERVTTLQLDITSDEQVENAVQLVRSSVGENGLWGLVNNAGVTSLGAIELLPMETFDKIYQVNLLGTIRVTKAFLSLVRRAKGRIVNISSTLGSIPVSPCSAYCISKAGVEMFSDVLRQEMLDWDVKVSVIQPAGFQTQILSKARQEAAFHHMMQNVSPDVKEDYDIEQFKTEFTKVLENDEVFQSMVSTDITPIPRTVAKALLSVTPQTRYPVGTGARILALVGHCVPSIVTDGRWSMAMPDYLIIKPKKKEVQA; encoded by the exons ATGTTCAAATATGGAAATTATGAACTCCTGTTTTTGGTGGAAGTGAGTACTTTCCTTGGTTTTGTTGCCTACCAACATTTTGAGAAGCAACTGAAGGTGTCACCCTCAACGTTGGTCGGGTCGATTTTACTGGGACTTCCACTATGTCAGGACATTATCGGTGGTTTCATTGGAGCTCTTTTGTTCGCAGTACTATGTATTGTCACGTATCACAGTTTCTTATCTAGTCCACTGACCGATGAACTAGAGGTGAACCAGAGAACAGTTTTAATAACAG GTTGTGACACTGGGTTTGGATATGAAACTGTCAAGTATCTGGACAAGCTAGGATTGAGAGTATTTGCTGGTTGTCTGGAGAAAGGTGGGACTGGTGAAAGGAATCTTCAGGCTATATGTTCTGAAAGAGTGACAACTTTACAGTTAGATATCACGAGTGATGAACAAGTTGAGAACGCCGTACAACTGGTGAGGTCCAGTGTAGGGGAGAACG GTTTATGGGGATTGGTAAATAATGCCGGGGTGACGTCACTCGGTGCCATAGAACTATTACCAATGGAAACGTTTGATAAAATCTACCAAGTCAACTTGCTGGGTACTATAAGAGTGACGAAGGCGTTCCTGTCATTGGTCAGGAGGGCCAAAGGAAGAATTGTGAACATCTCCAGTACATTAG GATCAATTCCAGTCTCACCATGTTCAGCATACTGTATATCTAAGGCAGGTGTAGAGATGTTTTCTGATGTATTACGACAAGAAATGCTTGACTGGGATGTCAAGGTATCTGTTATACAGCCTGCAGGATTTCAAACGC AAATCCTTTCAAAGGCAAGACAAGAGGCAGCTTTTCATCATATGATGCAGAATGTGAGTCCAGACGTCAAAGAAGATTATGATATCGAACAGTTCAAGACTGAATTTACAAAGGTGTTGGAGAATGACGAAGTCTTTCAAAGTATGGTATCAACAGACATTACACCGATACCAAGAACTGTAGCCAAAGCACTTCTCTCAGTGACTCCACAAACTCGCTATCCTGTGGGAACAGGGGCACGCATACTTGCATTGGTAGGGCACTGTGTACCTTCCATTGTAACGGACGGACGATGGTCAATGGCGATGCCCGATTATCTGATCATTAAGCCCAAAAAGAAAGAAGTTCAAGCGTAA